A section of the Sphaerodactylus townsendi isolate TG3544 linkage group LG11, MPM_Stown_v2.3, whole genome shotgun sequence genome encodes:
- the RAB18 gene encoding ras-related protein Rab-18, which translates to MDEDILTTLKILIIGESGVGKSSLLLRFTDDTFDPELAATIGVDFKVKTISVDGNKAKLAIWDTAGQERFRTLTPSYYRGAQGVILVYDVTRRDTFVKLDNWLTELETYCTRNDIVKMLVGNKIDKENREVDRNEGLKFARKHSMLFIEASAKTCDGVQCAFEELVEKIIQTPGLWESESQNRGLKLTNHEEGYQGSGCSSYCSML; encoded by the exons ATGGACGAGGACATTTTGACTACGCTGAAGATACTCATCATCGGCGAGAGCGGCGTCGGCAAGTCCAG CCTTCTATTACGATTCACAGATGATACATTTGATCCAGAACTTGCAGCAACGATTG GTGTTGACTTCAAAGTGAAAACAATCTCAGTTGATGGAAATAAGGCAAAGTTGGCAATCTGG GACACAGCTGGTCAGGAACGGTTTAGAACACTAACACCAAGTTATTACAGAGGAGCGCAGGGTGTTATACTAG TTTATGATGTCACGAGAAGAGACACTTTTGTTAAACTGGACAACTGGCTCACTGAATTGGAAACATATTGCACAAGAAATGATATAGTTAAGATGTTAGTTGGAAATAAAATAGATAAG GAAAACAGGGAAGTTGACAGAAATGAAGGACTCAAGTTTGCACGGAAACATTCCATGTTGTTCATCG AGGCAAGCGCAAAAACCTGTGACGGAGTGCAGTGTGCTTTCGAGGAACTCGTTGAGAAAATCATTCAGACTCCTGGACTGTGGGAAAGTGAGAGCCAAAACAGAGGCCTAAAGTTGACAAACCATGAAGAAGGGTATCAAGGAAGTGGCTGTTCGAGCTACTGTTCTATGTTGTAA